The sequence below is a genomic window from Candidatus Neomarinimicrobiota bacterium.
TACAAATCAATGGGTATTGAAATTATTCCTTATTCCTTTTTCCGTTTTTCTTGTACAGTCTTGTACTGAAGAGTTAAGCATCGCTAATTTTGAGGATGCATTTAAAAATTATGAACAGGAACTCCGCATCGAGGGAATGCTTGATCTGACTGATTTTTCCCGATCGGTGATCCGGGTAGATAAAACGATATTGATTACTGATACATCTCTTTACAATGGAATTGACGATAACGGAGACTGGGAATCCTACACCGACCTGAATGGTAATGGTCGCTGGGATGAGGATGAGCCGCTGAATGATGATGTGGGCATTAAACAACATGGTCCCCATGGTGAGTATGAAGGGCGGGGGAATGGTCAACCTGATCCAGGTGAACCCCATATCGATGACTATATTGAAATTTTACCCCAAATCCATGATTCAACCATGACATCGGTCATTTTGCGGGAATCTGGCGCGCTGGTTGCTGAATTTAAATGGTCCTGGCAGGCAGGCTACTTTGATGAGAGCTTTGGTGGGCGTGGTCCGTCCTCTGAAGTTGTTAAAAACACTTATATCAGGTACACTTATGGGGGGTATATACCAACACTCCAATTTTCAGAAGTAGTGCTGGTGCCGGGGACAGAATATACAATGGAACTGACTACTGCAGATGGCAGGATCATTACAGCCTCCACCATACCCGTAGATGATCCCCTGAATGTACAGTGGCCCGGAACAACGCAGGAAGTCGATACCATCAATGTTTCAACGCTTAACTATGCCTCTCTAACCTGGAATACACCCATTGAGACAAATTTTTGTGGAGTGATCATGGATGAGGTCTTCACTGCAGATTCAGTCCGTGGGTTTTACTCAGCTTTGGCAGTTGCTACAAGCCTTGATACTTCAAATGGCCTACCTCTCTATCCAGCCAATTTTATCGGGATTCCTCTGGGGCTTTACAAAATGGTATTGGAATCGTATAGTTATGAATATGGGAATTATGTGTATTCGGGCCTGCCTTTAAGAGACCGGGGACTTTCCAACTGGCGGGATCAGGATGGAAACGTAGTTCTGGGTGCCTTTGGAGCAAAATCACCCATTGAATTTTACCTGCGCTTTGTTGCTCCTCCGGATCCACCCAATGGTTGAAGAAAAAATTGACGTATATCTGATTCACCGGTAAGGACCATTAACAAACGTTCGATGCCGATGGCAATACCACCTGTGGGCTTCATCTTTCCCACAGCTTTGATCAGATCCTCATCCACGGGATGGGGTGGGTACCCGAGAATCTTGCGCTCCAGGTTAGCATCCTTAAAACGTTTGATCTGTTCTTTTGAATTAATTAACTCACTAAAAGCATTGCCAATCTCGACTCCCTGGATATAGAGTTCGAACCGCTCAGCCCATTGGGGATCAGACGCTTTGATCTTGGAAAGAGCAGCCATGGAAGCGGGGTAATCATAGACGATTTCGGGTTGACTTATTCCAAGCTTAGATTCAATCAGCTTCATCCAGACTCGAAAAAAGATGTCCTCAAAAGGTTCATTCTCAGGGATCGATTCATTTAAGACCTGCCGGGCTGCTCTAAGCCAATACCTTTGGTTCCTCAACCCCTGCTCTAGATCCAGGTCAGCATATTTGTGAAAGCAGTCACTGACGGAAGTGCGTTGAATACTCTGATCCCAGCTGAACCCGGGAGGGGTATCAATAGATTTAAAATCTTCACTCAGGGTGTGTAATAGGGCATCGACATCATCCATGATATCCTGATAATTTCCAGGACGGTACCATTCCAACATATTGAATTCAGGGTGATGTTGGGGGCCAAGCTCACCATGATTGCGGAAAACCCTGGCAATTTCAAAGACTTTCTCAAAACCGTTGCCCAGCGCTTTCTTGATCGCAAACTCAGGAGAAGTAGGAAGGTAGTATTCCTGAATTTCGTTTCCATGGTCAAGATAACTGGTTTTAAAGCCATGGAGATGGACCTCTATCCCGGGTGAGGGCACCAACAGGGGAGTCTCCAGCTCAAAGAAGCCTTGCTCCATAAACCATGTGCGGATCAGATTTATTAAGGCGCGTTTTTGTTCGATGCGGTGTCTATTCATGGACCCAATATGTAATAATCATGCGTGGTTTCAAAACATTGCTCTCTAAACACCCCACGATTATACGCCCCTCAAACTCGGCTATGCCTCGAACAAAGGTTCCTTATCCGTAGCTCACACTGGAGCTCCAATCCAACCCTTTTCAATGAACTCAGATCACTCAGAGTCCTTACTCCCCAACCCCCAACCAAATTCACCACTCACCACTCATCACTCATCACTCGTCACTTGTCACTCGTCACCCACCCCAACCTCCCAACCATAAACTCATTGAACTCATCAACTCACAAACTATTTTGAACAATGAATAATTCTCAAATCAGCGCCCGTATCAAACGTCTGTCTGCCATGATGACCCTTCTGGATGATAATCCACACAAGATCAGGGCTTTTGAAAAGGCCGCTCGCATCATCAGCGAGCATCCGGAAGAAATGGGTGTCCTCATTGATGAAGATCGTCTTAAAGCAGTCAGTGGCATTGGTGATACTTTGGCACATATCATCCTTTATTATGCTAAATCAGGAGGACCCGGGTTTGAAAAAGAATTGGAAGATCGCCTGCCAACCGGATTACCTGTCCTGCTCGATCTGAAAGGACTGAGCCTGAAAAAAGTGCAAACCCTCTGGTTGGATCATGAGATCAGCAATATTACACTGCTGGAAGAAGCTTGCCGATCCAATACACTGGCTGGCTGGAGCGGTTTTGGCTCAAAACTGGAGCAGTTGCTTCTAAAATCCATTGCGTTTAAAGCAAGACATGTCAGCGATTTTCATTTAGATCTGGCATTGAAAGTGAGCCAGCTCTGGCACCAAAAATTGGCATCGCTGCCTTCGGTCAAACGGGTAGAACTCACTGGAAGACTTCGCCGACGCGATGACTTGATCAGGAGTGTTGACTTTATTGTGGAAGCCGATCTAGCTGTCCTGAAAAATGATCTTATACAATTCCAAAATTTTGATTTCACACATATTGAACCCATCTCGTTGAAGGATGACACCGGTTTGCCCATTCAGCTTTGGATCAGCAGCAGTTCCGATTTTCAGTTGCGTCAGCTCGTGCTTACGGGGGGATCCGCTTATCTTGAGAAGATCAACTCAGCTTTAAGGGTAAAGGGTCTGACTCATGACCAGGGAAGCCGTGCCGATCTGGATGCGACAGGTCTAACTGAAGCTACTCTCTGTGAAGTCCTTCATATCCAATGGATCGAGCCGGAGCTGAGAGACAATTTTGATAGTTTTCCGCCAGATCGGACCCTGATCCAGGTCCAAGATATCAAAGGGGTCATCCACGCTCATTCCACCTGGAGCGATGGTAAAAATAGTTTGGAGCAGATGGTTAGAGCTGCCCGTGATCTGGGCTACCAGTATCTGGGCATCAGTGATCATTCTCAGGCAGCCTATTATGCAAATGGGCTAAAACCGGATCGAGTTAAAAAACAATGGGATCACATTGATAAACTAAATGACCAGTACCCGGACATCCATATTTTCAAGGGGATCGAAGCAGATATTCTCAGTGATGGTCGTCTGGATTATGATGAGGAGTTACTGGCAGGTTTCGATCTTGTTATTGCCTCGATTCACAGCCATTTCCATTTGGATCGGGACAAACAAACAAACCGGATCATCAGGGCTTTACAAAGTCCCTTTACAACCATATTGGGACATCCTACAGGTCGCATGTTACTGTCTCGGGAGGGTTATGATCCTGATTTGCCCAGTATCATTGAGGCGGCTGCTGAATACGATAAGATCATCGAGATCAACACCACCCCTAAACGGCTTGACCTGGATTGGCGATATGCTGCCCTGGCCCGGGAAAAAGGTGTGAAATTTTCCATCAATCCTGATGCACACAGCTCAAAAGGTTTGGAAACAATACCCCTGGGAGTTTCCATGGCTCGTAAGGGTGGATTGGGTCCAGAAGACATCATTAACACCCTGTCAACGAGTGAGTTGACCAACTATTTGAGAAAGCACCACTGGACAAAATGAAAGAGTCAATCAAAAACAGGCAATCCAGGATGCGGCTTATTCTGGACCGATTATATGAGTCATATCCGAACTCACACTGCAGTCTTGATCATCGCTCACCCTTTCAGTTGCTGATCTCAACCATGTTATCAGCTCAGTGTACTGATGATCGGGTCAATAAAGTGACACCTGAATTGTTCAAGTTTTATCCTACAGCAGCGGCTATGGCTGGAGCTTCAGTTGAGCATTTGGCTGAGCTTGTCCACTCCACCGGTTTTTATAATAGCAAGTCCAAGAACATGAGTGCTTGCGCCAGGATGTTGCTGGAAGAACATGGTGGTGAAGTTCCCGGTGATCTGAAAACGTTGATCAAGATACCTGGAGTAGGTCGAAAAACGGCAAATGTTGTGTTGGGAACGGCTTTTGGCATTCCAGGCCTTGTCGTTGATACTCATGTGATTCGCCTGGCCAATCTTCTTGAATTCACCACCCACAGTGACGCAGTAAAAATTGAACGTGAATTGATGTCCATCGTCGATGAAGAACACTGGGTGATGTTTACTCACCTCATTATTGATCATGGACGAGCCGTTTGTATTGCCAGACGTCCTCAATGTCACGTCTGTGTGCTTGCTGAATACTGTCCATCGGTTTTGCCCGACGAAGCTATCAGAAAAAAGAAATAGATTAATGGACACATCGATCAGTTTTCGAGTTACCGGCAGGGTCCAGGGGGTTGGATTCAGAGCTTTTATTCAGCGAACCGGGCAACAATTAGGTCTTTCTGGTTGGGTCAAGAATAATGCAGATGGTTCTGTTAGCGGCTTGGCAGAAGGAGAACAAGGACTCTTAGTGGAATTCATGAAACAGGTGAAGATTGGGAATCGCTGGTCAAGTGTAGACGGGTTGGAAGAACAGCCACTGAGATACAGTGGTGAGTTTTCAGGTTTTGAAATTCGGTATTAGGAATCTGTGCTGGTTCAATTTATTTAGTACAGTTACTTGAAATATATTGCGCCCTGGGGCTAAGTGCCATATTTGGCATAAAACTCTCTGCGCTTTGCAAACTCTGCGAGGGGAAAAAATATTACAAATATAAAGGATAAATAAATGGAAAAGATCATTGGTGAAGTTGAACGAAGCGAGACTGAGAAAATCATTATTCAGGTAAAGGAATTCAAAGGACGTACCTACGTTGACTTTCGGATTCACTATCTGGCAGATGAGGATGAATGGCGTCCAACCCAGAAGGGCATCACAGTTGCCCCTGCACTTTGGGAAGGTTTTAAAAAACATGTAGATGAAACCGATAAATTCCTGGAAACTGAAGGGATGATATAGGTTACTCTCTCAGCAACTCTCGTCTGAGTTGCATTTTTTTTGTAAAGAATTGTCGATAAACGATGGTCAGTATAATTATGTTGGCCATCGTTGCTGTTGTAAACCACATGTACATGATCATGATCTGATAGCGTACAGCAATAATTGGGTCAATACCAGCCAGAATCTGTCCGGTCATGACCCCGGGAAGCTGAACCAGGCCGACAGTCATCATGGTGTTAATATTTGGAATAAGGGCGGCCTGAATGGATGCTTTCATGGCATCATAAACTGCCAATTTAGGCGTTGCCCCCAGAGCCAGGAGTGTTTCGATTTCCTTTTCACGATGCCTTAATTCACCAACAAAACGATTAGCTGTGAGTGAGGTTGAGTTCAGACCATTTCCAATGATCATACCGCCAATCGGTATAGCCGCATAAGGTGAGAACCAGGGCTTAACATCAAGGATAAAGAGCAAAATAGTTCCCAAGATCAGGATCGCTGATCCGAGTAAAGCAACAAACATGGCTGAAAAAAAATGAGGAATATCATTTTTTTGACGTCGGGTTCCTTCATAACTGGCGATGAGGATCATAATAAAAAGCAAGCTGAGCATAAATGCCCAATGTTGTTGATCAAAAAACCAGGTCAAAACGTAACCCATAAGAGTCAGTTGTACAAATGACCTGAGGGTACCAATAAGCAGAGTCTGTTCCAAGCCCAGCTTCCACTTCCTGATCAAAAATAAAGAGAAGGCGATAAAAAATAGGGAGACGATAAGATCGTTCCAGGTCAGGACATAGAAATCAGGTCTCATCATCGGCCCCGCTTTCAAGTAGCCCGGCTTTTTCAAAAATTGTTGCCTGGTCTAGTGCTTTAAAAGAACCATTTCCCACTATTTTACCCTGGGATAACACGATCACCCGTTGTGCGTAGCGACGCATAAGCTGGTGGTTATGAGAAACTGCAATTACAGTCAGGTTCAAGGTCTTGCGTAGTCTGTTTACCAGATCCATGATGGACCTGGAAAGCTTTGGATCCAGGTTGGATGTGGGCTCATCCAATAGCAATACTTGAGGGTGATTCAATAAAGTTCGTGCCAGAGCAAGTCGCTGTTGTTCCCCACCGGAAAGATCTTTGGCATTATGAGTCAATTTGATATTGCCCATTTCCACTTGTTCAAGCGCGTTACTGAGGTCATGGTCAATGGTTTGGGCAATGGTTTGATCCCAACGACCAGCAACCAGCAGGTTCTCTTTTACACTGCCGGAGAACACCACTGGATTTTGGAAGAGGATTCCCACATTTTTGCGCAAACATTGAATATCATTATCAATATCCTGACCGCGAAAGTTGATCTGTCCCCAAGTTGGACTGGCCAGAGAATTGAACATTCTGAGTAACGAGCTCTTTCCGGCTCCTGAGGCTCCAAGGACAGCCAGAAATTCACCTTTCTGAACTTCAAAACTGACTCCGCTAAGGATTTTGTTTCCACCGGCCTCATAGGCAACATCTGTGAACTGGAAAAGTGATTGGTTCTGCATGGTATGATATTATTCGTTTATCGAACCGAAAGAAATGATTTCTATAAAAGTTTCTGAAAACAGGTTTAGGATAATCATTTCTATTTTCCTGGATTACCCCGTGCTTACCTTTAATGCTCAAAATGGAGATAGTGCATGTCTGCTAGAATTGTTGGTCCTGATTATTTTAATATTTCAAGCTTACTGAGCGAAGAAGAGATTGCTGTCCAAAACATGACCCATGACTGGGTGCAAGATCGGTTTAAACCTACTGTTGCCAAACATTTTCGCGAGGGAACCTTTCCCATGGATCTGCAGACTGAAATGGGTGAAATGGGATTTTTTGGTTCCAGTCTACCTGAAGAATATGGAACGGCCGGTTTAAACAATGTAGCCTATGGACTGATGATGCAGGAATTAGAACGAGGAGATTCTGGTCTCCGTAGTTTTGCTTCAGTTCAGGGTGCCCTGGTTATGTGGCCCATCTGGAAGTATGGTTCTGTTGAGCAAAAAGATAAGTGGCTACCTTTACTGGCCTCAGGCAAGAAAATCGGCTGTTTTGGACTCACAGAACCGGACTTTGGATCCAATCCCGGAGGAATGCTCACTCGAGTAAAGCAGGATGGCGATAGTTTTATCCTTACTGGAACCAAAATGTGGATCACCAATTCTCCAGTGGCTGATGTGGCTCTGATCTGGGCTAAAGCTGAATCAGGTGAGATTCAGGGTTTTCTGGTGGAACGTGGAATCGCTGGATTTGAAACACCTCAGATCAAAGGGAAGCTTTCACTCCGCGCCTCTATCACGGGTGAAATTGTACTTGATCATTGCCGGATCCCACTGGAAAATCGACTTCCGGATGCCAATGGACTGCGTGCCCCCTTGAGCTGCCTTACCCAAGCTCGCTACGGGATCAATTGGGGTGTGATGGGAGCCGCCATAGATTGTTATGAAGAAGCAGTGGAATATGCCAAAACCAGGATTCAGTTCGATAAACCCATTGCAGCCTACCAGCTAACCCAGCAAAAACTGGCTGAAATGCTGAATGAGATCACTAAAGCGCAACTCATGACGCTACAATTAGGCCGTCTGAAAGATCGTGGAACCATGAATCACAAACAGGTCAGTCTTTCAAAAATGAATAATGTCCGTATGGCTATCGAGATTGCTAGATCAGCCAGAACAATTTTGGGAGCTAGCGGTATTACTGATGAATATGTAGCCATGCGCCATGCTGCAAATCTGGAGTCAGTTCTGACTTATGAAGGAACCCATGAAATGCACACCCTGGTGGTTGGAGAGAGCATCACCGGTATTCCGGCTTATCGTTGAAACTTTTGGACACCTGGGTGTTACAAAAAGGGATAATGGAAACCTGGAAACTAGAAAGTCGAAACTTGGAATGGAACCTAACCACCTCGGCTTTGCTCGGTGTGACGGACTGTTAATTTTAAAATATATTTAACATGAAAGAATCATTATGTCTAATATCTTAGTTACTGGCGGTGCCGGTTACATTGGCAGTCATACCGTCCTGGAATTGCTTGAGAATGGGGATCAGGTTATTGTGGTTGACAACCTGTCCAATAGCAGTCGTGAGTCATTAAGGCGGGTTGAGGCGCTTACAAAGAAGCATGTCACCTTCCATGAAGTTGATCTATTAGACAAATCAGATCTGAATCAAGTATTCGAACAGCATGAATTGGACGCAGTTATTCATTTTGCTGGATTTAAGGCAGTCGGCGAATCAGTGACCATTCCCCTTAAGTATTACCAGAATAATTTAACAGGTACTTTGAATCTATTGGAGGTGATGAATCGCCATTCTGTAAAGCGGCTGGTCTTCTCATCTTCAGCAACGGTCTATGGTGACCCGGCATCTGTGCCTATCACCGAAGATTTTCCTGTCTCAGCCACGAACCCCTACGGGCGCTCTAAACTAATTATCGAAGAGATGCTACGGGATCTCACCGTTTCTGATGCTGAATGGGATATTGCCCTCTTGCGCTATTTTAATCCGGTGGGCGCCCACAAGAGCGGTCAGATCGGAGAGGACCCCAACGGAATTCCCAATAACCTGATGCCATATATTTCACAAGTGGCAGTGGGCAAGCTTGAGCAGCTTTCCATATTTGGCGATGATTACAAAACCCCCGATGGAACAGGTGTTCGTGACTACATTCATGTTGTTGATTTGGCTAACGGGCATTTGAAAGCCCTGGAGTATCTATCGGGAAAACCAGGTCTGGTCACGGTAAATCTGGGAACCGGAAGTGGTTATAGTGTTTTGGAATTGATCAAAGCCTTTGAAAAAGTTTGCGGGAAATCTGTAGCCTATCAGGTTGTTGGTCGACGCTCAGGAGATATTGCCCAATGTTATGCCGATACTCATAAAGCTGCCGATCTTTTAAGCTGGAAAGCCACCAGAGGTATTGAGGAGATGTGTGAAGATTCCTGGCGCTGGCAATCAAACAATCCTCAGGGTTATGGAAATTAAGGATTATTTAAGCAGCAAGAACGAGCCAGATAATCCCCACCAGGATCCCCACGATCAGATTAATACCCTTCACTTTCAGGAAATCAAGTCTGCTGAAAGCCAGGAGCGGCAGCATACCGTGTCCATCCTGGACGATAGAACTTACTACAAGAGTACTCAAAGGAATCAGCTCCTTTGAAAATAAAGTTACGAACAGCAGGTGAGGTCCCGAAGAGGGAATGATGCCCACCAAAGCAGAGAGTATAGTAACCTGCAGTCTGCTTTCCTCGATCAGGGCTGCCAGATCCATGTGGTCATTTGTATAGTGAATAACCCAAAGTGCAGCAAAGGTCCAGGCAAATAGTGCCGGGAGATGCTCTCTGGTCACATGTTTCCAGAGATGATCATGGATAAAATGTTTCGAGCTGCTCGCTACGATCCAAATTCCGATAACTCCTACGAGCATAAAAGTGATGCGCTTCCAGTTCCATATTTGAGGACCCAGGATTCCGGCAGCTAGTAGTGAAATAAAAAGAAGCAAACCAAATAACAGGATAACCCGGGTGCTCTCGGACCAAGATGAGCGGAATGTCTTCCAGCCCGGTAAAAGGGGCATAATGTTGGAATCGTGAATGACCATTTTCTCACAACGATCCTGCTGAAGGTGATCCAGGCCTGTTTTAAATATCCGGTCCACCAGCCACCCGCTGATCATGGCAATACCAAATAAAATGATTGAGATCAATAGTGCCTTCCCGGGAAACATGGCAAACATTACGAAAGCTTCATCGCCACTGGTAGCGATCATGGTAGCCACGATCGCTCCTAAAGAAAACATACGGTGGCTGTAGAGAGTCACTGCTGCAAAAGCACCGAGGCAACCAGGCATTACCCCCAGGATCGCAGCCAAGAAATATTGCATCCAGCCTTTTTGACGACAGAAGTAGGCTTCCCATTTCCCTTTGGATATCACATTGAAGTATTCAACCACCAGCATCATGACAAAGACGAAAAAACTGATACTAAGTGCATGTTTCAGGACTGGCAAAAGTGTGTTCAT
It includes:
- the epmA gene encoding EF-P lysine aminoacylase EpmA; this encodes MNRHRIEQKRALINLIRTWFMEQGFFELETPLLVPSPGIEVHLHGFKTSYLDHGNEIQEYYLPTSPEFAIKKALGNGFEKVFEIARVFRNHGELGPQHHPEFNMLEWYRPGNYQDIMDDVDALLHTLSEDFKSIDTPPGFSWDQSIQRTSVSDCFHKYADLDLEQGLRNQRYWLRAARQVLNESIPENEPFEDIFFRVWMKLIESKLGISQPEIVYDYPASMAALSKIKASDPQWAERFELYIQGVEIGNAFSELINSKEQIKRFKDANLERKILGYPPHPVDEDLIKAVGKMKPTGGIAIGIERLLMVLTGESDIRQFFLQPLGGSGGATKRR
- a CDS encoding PHP domain-containing protein; protein product: MNNSQISARIKRLSAMMTLLDDNPHKIRAFEKAARIISEHPEEMGVLIDEDRLKAVSGIGDTLAHIILYYAKSGGPGFEKELEDRLPTGLPVLLDLKGLSLKKVQTLWLDHEISNITLLEEACRSNTLAGWSGFGSKLEQLLLKSIAFKARHVSDFHLDLALKVSQLWHQKLASLPSVKRVELTGRLRRRDDLIRSVDFIVEADLAVLKNDLIQFQNFDFTHIEPISLKDDTGLPIQLWISSSSDFQLRQLVLTGGSAYLEKINSALRVKGLTHDQGSRADLDATGLTEATLCEVLHIQWIEPELRDNFDSFPPDRTLIQVQDIKGVIHAHSTWSDGKNSLEQMVRAARDLGYQYLGISDHSQAAYYANGLKPDRVKKQWDHIDKLNDQYPDIHIFKGIEADILSDGRLDYDEELLAGFDLVIASIHSHFHLDRDKQTNRIIRALQSPFTTILGHPTGRMLLSREGYDPDLPSIIEAAAEYDKIIEINTTPKRLDLDWRYAALAREKGVKFSINPDAHSSKGLETIPLGVSMARKGGLGPEDIINTLSTSELTNYLRKHHWTK
- the nth gene encoding endonuclease III, translating into MKESIKNRQSRMRLILDRLYESYPNSHCSLDHRSPFQLLISTMLSAQCTDDRVNKVTPELFKFYPTAAAMAGASVEHLAELVHSTGFYNSKSKNMSACARMLLEEHGGEVPGDLKTLIKIPGVGRKTANVVLGTAFGIPGLVVDTHVIRLANLLEFTTHSDAVKIERELMSIVDEEHWVMFTHLIIDHGRAVCIARRPQCHVCVLAEYCPSVLPDEAIRKKK
- a CDS encoding acylphosphatase → MDTSISFRVTGRVQGVGFRAFIQRTGQQLGLSGWVKNNADGSVSGLAEGEQGLLVEFMKQVKIGNRWSSVDGLEEQPLRYSGEFSGFEIRY
- a CDS encoding transcriptional coactivator p15/PC4 family protein — protein: MEKIIGEVERSETEKIIIQVKEFKGRTYVDFRIHYLADEDEWRPTQKGITVAPALWEGFKKHVDETDKFLETEGMI
- the fetB gene encoding iron export ABC transporter permease subunit FetB; the encoded protein is MMRPDFYVLTWNDLIVSLFFIAFSLFLIRKWKLGLEQTLLIGTLRSFVQLTLMGYVLTWFFDQQHWAFMLSLLFIMILIASYEGTRRQKNDIPHFFSAMFVALLGSAILILGTILLFILDVKPWFSPYAAIPIGGMIIGNGLNSTSLTANRFVGELRHREKEIETLLALGATPKLAVYDAMKASIQAALIPNINTMMTVGLVQLPGVMTGQILAGIDPIIAVRYQIMIMYMWFTTATMANIIILTIVYRQFFTKKMQLRRELLRE
- a CDS encoding ATP-binding cassette domain-containing protein, whose amino-acid sequence is MQNQSLFQFTDVAYEAGGNKILSGVSFEVQKGEFLAVLGASGAGKSSLLRMFNSLASPTWGQINFRGQDIDNDIQCLRKNVGILFQNPVVFSGSVKENLLVAGRWDQTIAQTIDHDLSNALEQVEMGNIKLTHNAKDLSGGEQQRLALARTLLNHPQVLLLDEPTSNLDPKLSRSIMDLVNRLRKTLNLTVIAVSHNHQLMRRYAQRVIVLSQGKIVGNGSFKALDQATIFEKAGLLESGADDET
- a CDS encoding acyl-CoA dehydrogenase family protein, whose amino-acid sequence is MSARIVGPDYFNISSLLSEEEIAVQNMTHDWVQDRFKPTVAKHFREGTFPMDLQTEMGEMGFFGSSLPEEYGTAGLNNVAYGLMMQELERGDSGLRSFASVQGALVMWPIWKYGSVEQKDKWLPLLASGKKIGCFGLTEPDFGSNPGGMLTRVKQDGDSFILTGTKMWITNSPVADVALIWAKAESGEIQGFLVERGIAGFETPQIKGKLSLRASITGEIVLDHCRIPLENRLPDANGLRAPLSCLTQARYGINWGVMGAAIDCYEEAVEYAKTRIQFDKPIAAYQLTQQKLAEMLNEITKAQLMTLQLGRLKDRGTMNHKQVSLSKMNNVRMAIEIARSARTILGASGITDEYVAMRHAANLESVLTYEGTHEMHTLVVGESITGIPAYR
- the galE gene encoding UDP-glucose 4-epimerase GalE, with the translated sequence MSNILVTGGAGYIGSHTVLELLENGDQVIVVDNLSNSSRESLRRVEALTKKHVTFHEVDLLDKSDLNQVFEQHELDAVIHFAGFKAVGESVTIPLKYYQNNLTGTLNLLEVMNRHSVKRLVFSSSATVYGDPASVPITEDFPVSATNPYGRSKLIIEEMLRDLTVSDAEWDIALLRYFNPVGAHKSGQIGEDPNGIPNNLMPYISQVAVGKLEQLSIFGDDYKTPDGTGVRDYIHVVDLANGHLKALEYLSGKPGLVTVNLGTGSGYSVLELIKAFEKVCGKSVAYQVVGRRSGDIAQCYADTHKAADLLSWKATRGIEEMCEDSWRWQSNNPQGYGN
- a CDS encoding putative manganese transporter, whose amino-acid sequence is MNTLLPVLKHALSISFFVFVMMLVVEYFNVISKGKWEAYFCRQKGWMQYFLAAILGVMPGCLGAFAAVTLYSHRMFSLGAIVATMIATSGDEAFVMFAMFPGKALLISIILFGIAMISGWLVDRIFKTGLDHLQQDRCEKMVIHDSNIMPLLPGWKTFRSSWSESTRVILLFGLLLFISLLAAGILGPQIWNWKRITFMLVGVIGIWIVASSSKHFIHDHLWKHVTREHLPALFAWTFAALWVIHYTNDHMDLAALIEESRLQVTILSALVGIIPSSGPHLLFVTLFSKELIPLSTLVVSSIVQDGHGMLPLLAFSRLDFLKVKGINLIVGILVGIIWLVLAA